From a single Streptomyces rubradiris genomic region:
- a CDS encoding glycoside hydrolase family 65 protein codes for MTVTGPTWEYDGYRPGEERLRESLCTLGNGYFATRGALPECTADDIHYPGTYAAGCYNRLTSEVAGRRVENEDMVNLPNWLPLRFRPAGGDWLTPDTTPVTEHHQVLHLDPGTLERRTRYPLGAGASLLVRQVRLVHLADPHLAALRTEFTAEGQPLDLDVEAALDGRVTNSGVARYRELDGRHLTRVEAGAAAPGTVWLRCHTRTSDIGFGLAARLTAEAPVHHATEDRRAVHRLRLRLPPGRTATVDKTVALHTSHDPAISDPLCAALDRTAGAPPFETLLEAHRTAWQQLWRRTALDVPGEAGSILRLHLFHVLQTLSPHTADLDVGVPARGLHGEAYRGHVFWDELFVLPYLNLHLPEVSRALLRYRHRRLDAACHAAAALGRRGALYPWQSGSDGREETQQLHLNPRSGRWLPDHSRLQHHVGSAVAYNIWHYCEATGDTGFRHGEGAEMLLQIARFWADSAVWDDHLGRYRIRGVVGPDEYHDSYPGAARPGLDDNAYTNVTAAWVLGRALELLAGLPEPRRRELTEYSGLTEDEPARWEQVSRCLHIPFHDGVISQFDGYADLAELDWDGYRKRYDDIRRLDRILEAEGDTVNRYKASKQADVLMLGYLFSPGELRGLFQRLGHRLDEHTWTATVDHYLHRTSHGSTLSGLVHGWILARARRADAWRFVQEALRGDIADLQGGTTGEGVHLGAMAGTLDLVQRGLTGLETRGGLCLDPVPLPELSSYGFSLRYHGHWGVRLRLRSGLLEIAVPASDRSPIDIRLHDRVVPVGPGETARLVLPD; via the coding sequence ATGACGGTGACCGGGCCCACCTGGGAGTACGACGGCTACCGGCCCGGCGAGGAACGCCTGCGGGAATCCCTGTGCACCCTCGGCAACGGCTACTTCGCCACCCGCGGCGCGCTGCCCGAGTGCACCGCCGACGACATCCACTACCCCGGCACCTACGCGGCCGGCTGCTACAACCGGCTCACCTCCGAGGTCGCCGGACGCCGGGTCGAGAACGAGGACATGGTCAACCTCCCCAACTGGCTGCCGCTGCGCTTCCGCCCGGCCGGCGGCGACTGGCTCACCCCGGACACCACCCCCGTCACCGAGCACCACCAGGTCCTCCACCTCGACCCCGGGACACTGGAGCGCCGCACCCGCTACCCGCTCGGCGCCGGCGCGAGCCTGCTCGTCCGGCAGGTCCGCCTGGTCCACCTGGCCGACCCCCATCTCGCGGCGCTGCGCACCGAGTTCACCGCCGAGGGTCAACCCCTGGACCTGGACGTGGAGGCCGCGCTCGACGGGCGCGTCACCAACTCCGGCGTCGCCCGCTACCGGGAACTGGACGGCCGGCACCTCACCCGGGTCGAAGCCGGCGCCGCCGCCCCCGGCACGGTCTGGCTGCGCTGCCACACCCGCACCTCCGACATCGGCTTCGGCCTGGCCGCCCGGCTCACCGCCGAGGCACCGGTCCACCACGCCACCGAGGACCGCCGCGCCGTGCACCGGCTGCGACTGCGCCTGCCGCCCGGCCGGACCGCCACCGTGGACAAGACCGTCGCCCTGCACACCTCCCACGACCCGGCCATCAGCGACCCGCTGTGCGCGGCCCTCGACCGGACCGCAGGCGCGCCCCCGTTCGAAACCCTGCTGGAGGCCCACCGCACCGCCTGGCAGCAACTGTGGCGGCGCACCGCGCTCGACGTGCCCGGCGAGGCGGGCAGCATCCTGCGCCTGCACCTGTTCCACGTGCTGCAGACCCTTTCCCCGCACACCGCCGACCTGGACGTGGGCGTGCCCGCCCGGGGGCTGCACGGCGAGGCCTACCGGGGCCACGTCTTCTGGGACGAACTCTTCGTCCTGCCCTACCTGAACCTGCACCTGCCCGAGGTCTCCCGGGCCCTGCTGCGCTACCGCCACCGCCGGCTGGACGCCGCCTGCCACGCCGCCGCCGCGCTCGGCCGGCGCGGCGCGCTCTACCCCTGGCAGAGCGGCAGCGACGGCCGCGAGGAGACCCAGCAACTCCACCTCAACCCGCGCTCCGGCCGCTGGCTGCCGGACCACTCCCGGCTCCAGCACCACGTCGGCTCCGCCGTGGCCTACAACATCTGGCACTACTGCGAAGCGACCGGCGACACCGGCTTCCGGCACGGCGAGGGCGCCGAGATGCTCCTCCAGATCGCCCGCTTCTGGGCGGACTCGGCCGTCTGGGACGACCACCTCGGCCGCTACCGCATCCGCGGCGTGGTCGGCCCCGACGAGTACCACGACTCCTACCCCGGCGCCGCCCGCCCCGGCCTGGACGACAACGCCTACACCAACGTCACCGCCGCCTGGGTGCTCGGCCGCGCCCTGGAACTCCTGGCCGGCCTGCCCGAACCGCGCCGCCGCGAACTGACCGAGTACTCCGGCCTCACCGAGGACGAGCCCGCCCGCTGGGAGCAGGTCTCCCGCTGCCTCCACATCCCCTTCCACGACGGCGTGATCAGCCAGTTCGACGGCTACGCCGACCTGGCCGAACTGGACTGGGACGGCTACCGCAAGCGGTACGACGACATCCGGCGGCTGGACCGGATACTGGAGGCCGAGGGCGACACCGTCAACCGCTACAAGGCGTCCAAGCAGGCCGACGTCCTGATGCTCGGCTACCTCTTCTCGCCCGGCGAACTGCGCGGCCTGTTCCAGCGCCTGGGGCACCGGCTGGACGAGCACACCTGGACCGCGACCGTGGACCACTACCTGCACCGCACCAGCCACGGCTCCACCCTCAGCGGCCTGGTCCACGGCTGGATCCTGGCCCGCGCGCGCCGTGCCGACGCCTGGCGGTTCGTGCAGGAGGCGCTGCGCGGCGACATCGCCGACCTCCAGGGCGGCACCACCGGCGAGGGCGTCCACCTCGGCGCGATGGCCGGCACCCTCGACCTCGTCCAGCGCGGACTGACCGGCCTGGAGACCCGCGGCGGCCTGTGCCTGGACCCCGTCCCGCTGCCCGAGCTGTCCTCCTACGGCTTCTCCCTGCGCTACCACGGCCACTGGGGCGTACGGCTGCGGCTGCGCAGCGGCCTGCTGGAGATCGCCGTACCGGCCTCCGACCGCTCACCCATCGACATCCGGCTGCACGACCGGGTGGTGCCGGTCGGCCCCGGGGAGACGGCCCGGCTGGTGCTGCCGGACTGA
- a CDS encoding xanthine dehydrogenase family protein molybdopterin-binding subunit — protein sequence MTGTTGTTGTALGAPAERREGRQKVTGAARYAAEYTLPGRAHAWPVPAAIAHGRVTSVDTSEALALPGVLAVLTPGDAPRLAEPEDHTLAVLQNPRVPHRGWCVALAVAETLETARDAARAVRVHYAPEPHDVTLVPGHPDAYEPEEVGGGYPGRLEQGDPEAAYAAAEVRLDVTYRVPPLHNHPMEPHASTAHWHGDRLTVYTSSQGGSTVRSVLAGLFELPEDHVTAVTEHVGGGFGSKGTPRPDVVLAALAARHTGRPVTVAYPRRHLPTTVGHRAPTVQRLRLGAHPDGRLTALLHEVTTHTSRVREFVEQAAVPSRVMYATPALLSTHRVTALDIPSPSWMRAPGEAPGMYALESAVDELADALGIDPVELRIRNEPDREPGSGKPFSSRSLVACLREGARRFDWAGRDPRPRTRREGPWLTGTGVAAATYPAAAQPSAAAARALPDGTFTIRINATDIGTGARTVLAQIAADALGAPLDRVRVEIGHSDLPPAFLAGGSMGTASWGWPVHDACAELASRLAAHPGPLPPEGIETRADTTGKAGADSPYAKHAFGAHFAEVAVDTVTGELRVRRLLGVYAAGRILNARTARSQFTGGMVMGLGMALTEHSTLDPAFGDFPEADLASYHVPVHADVPAIEAHWIEEDDPHLNPMGSKGIGEIGIVGSAAALGNAVHHATGIRFRELPLTPDRILAGLLSEG from the coding sequence ATGACCGGTACGACCGGCACGACCGGCACCGCCCTGGGTGCCCCCGCCGAACGCCGCGAAGGACGCCAGAAGGTAACCGGCGCCGCCCGCTACGCCGCCGAGTACACCCTGCCCGGCCGCGCCCACGCCTGGCCCGTGCCCGCCGCGATCGCCCACGGCCGGGTCACCTCCGTCGACACCTCCGAGGCCCTCGCCCTGCCCGGCGTCCTGGCCGTCCTCACCCCCGGCGACGCCCCCCGGCTCGCCGAACCCGAGGACCACACGCTCGCCGTGCTGCAGAACCCGCGGGTGCCGCACCGCGGCTGGTGCGTGGCCCTGGCGGTCGCCGAGACCCTGGAGACGGCACGCGACGCCGCCCGCGCGGTCCGCGTCCACTACGCCCCCGAACCCCACGACGTCACCCTCGTCCCCGGCCACCCGGACGCCTACGAACCCGAGGAGGTCGGCGGCGGCTACCCCGGCCGGCTCGAACAGGGCGACCCCGAGGCCGCCTACGCCGCCGCCGAGGTCCGCCTCGACGTCACCTACCGGGTGCCGCCACTGCACAACCACCCCATGGAACCGCACGCCAGCACCGCCCACTGGCACGGGGACCGGCTCACCGTGTACACCTCCAGCCAGGGCGGCAGCACCGTGCGGTCCGTGCTCGCCGGGCTGTTCGAGCTGCCCGAGGACCACGTCACCGCCGTCACCGAACACGTCGGCGGCGGCTTCGGCTCCAAGGGCACCCCACGCCCCGACGTCGTCCTCGCCGCCCTGGCCGCCCGCCACACCGGCCGCCCCGTCACCGTCGCCTACCCCCGCCGCCACCTGCCCACCACCGTCGGCCACCGCGCCCCCACCGTGCAGCGGCTGCGGCTCGGCGCGCACCCCGACGGCCGGCTCACCGCCCTGCTGCACGAGGTCACCACCCACACCTCACGCGTGCGCGAGTTCGTGGAACAGGCCGCGGTGCCCTCACGCGTCATGTACGCCACCCCGGCCCTGCTCAGCACCCACCGGGTGACCGCGCTCGACATCCCCAGCCCGTCCTGGATGCGCGCCCCCGGCGAGGCACCCGGCATGTACGCCCTGGAGTCGGCCGTGGACGAACTCGCCGACGCCCTCGGCATCGACCCCGTGGAACTGCGGATACGCAACGAACCCGACCGGGAGCCGGGCAGCGGCAAACCCTTCAGCAGCCGGAGCCTCGTCGCGTGCCTGCGCGAGGGCGCCCGCCGCTTCGACTGGGCCGGGCGCGACCCACGCCCCCGGACGCGCCGCGAAGGCCCGTGGCTGACCGGCACCGGAGTGGCCGCGGCCACCTACCCGGCCGCCGCCCAGCCGTCCGCCGCGGCGGCCCGCGCCCTGCCCGACGGCACCTTCACCATCCGGATCAACGCCACCGACATCGGCACCGGAGCCCGTACCGTCCTCGCCCAGATCGCCGCCGACGCCCTCGGCGCACCCCTGGACCGGGTCCGCGTCGAGATCGGCCACAGCGACCTGCCGCCCGCCTTTCTGGCCGGCGGCTCCATGGGCACCGCCTCCTGGGGCTGGCCCGTCCACGACGCCTGCGCCGAACTGGCCTCCCGGCTGGCCGCGCACCCCGGACCGCTGCCCCCCGAGGGCATCGAGACCCGCGCGGACACCACCGGGAAGGCCGGCGCCGACAGCCCCTACGCCAAGCACGCGTTCGGCGCCCACTTCGCCGAGGTCGCCGTCGACACCGTCACCGGCGAGCTCCGGGTCCGCCGGCTGCTCGGCGTCTACGCCGCCGGCCGCATCCTCAACGCCCGCACCGCCCGCTCCCAGTTCACCGGCGGCATGGTCATGGGCCTCGGCATGGCCCTGACCGAACACAGCACCCTGGACCCGGCGTTCGGCGACTTCCCCGAGGCCGACCTCGCCTCCTACCACGTGCCCGTGCACGCCGACGTGCCCGCCATCGAGGCCCACTGGATCGAGGAGGACGACCCCCACCTCAACCCCATGGGCAGCAAGGGCATCGGCGAGATCGGCATCGTCGGCAGCGCCGCCGCCCTCGGCAACGCCGTCCACCACGCCACCGGCATCCGCTTCCGCGAACTCCCCCTCACCCCCGACCGGATTCTCGCCGGCCTGCTGTCCGAGGGATGA
- a CDS encoding FAD binding domain-containing protein translates to MNGFAYLRPGTLQEAAEAHAAHPGARYLAGGTNLVDLVKLGVEQPTVLIDVGRLPLDTIEELPDGSLRAGATVRNSDLAADPRVRDRWPALSQALLAGASAQLRNAATTGGNLLQRTRCPYFQDLGKPCNKREPGSGCGARDGVHRDHAVLGHSARCIATHPSDMAVALAALDAQVELYGPEGTRRLPVADFHRLPGEHPERDTWIRPGELITAVLLPAATAGVPSAYRKARDRASYAFALASVAVALRVADGIVDQVGIAFGGLAHRPWRARHTELALLGAPATPDAFEGAVALELAHAEPLRDNAYKVPLARNLALDVLNRLAPATATA, encoded by the coding sequence GTGAACGGCTTCGCATACCTGCGCCCCGGCACCCTCCAGGAGGCCGCCGAGGCCCACGCCGCCCACCCCGGCGCCCGCTACCTGGCCGGCGGCACCAACCTGGTCGACCTGGTCAAACTCGGCGTGGAACAACCCACCGTCCTCATCGACGTGGGCCGGCTGCCGCTGGACACCATCGAGGAACTGCCCGACGGCTCGCTGCGCGCCGGCGCCACCGTCCGCAACAGCGACCTCGCCGCCGACCCGCGCGTGCGCGACCGCTGGCCCGCCCTGTCCCAGGCCCTCCTCGCGGGCGCCTCCGCCCAACTGCGCAACGCCGCCACCACCGGCGGCAACCTCCTCCAGCGCACCCGCTGCCCCTACTTCCAGGACCTCGGCAAGCCCTGCAACAAGCGGGAACCGGGCAGCGGCTGCGGCGCCCGCGACGGCGTCCACCGCGACCACGCCGTCCTCGGCCACTCCGCGCGGTGCATCGCCACCCACCCCTCCGACATGGCCGTCGCCCTCGCCGCCCTGGACGCCCAGGTGGAGCTGTACGGCCCCGAGGGCACCCGGCGGCTGCCGGTGGCCGACTTCCACCGGCTGCCCGGCGAACACCCCGAACGGGACACCTGGATCCGCCCCGGCGAACTGATCACCGCCGTGCTGCTCCCGGCCGCCACCGCCGGCGTGCCCTCCGCCTACCGCAAGGCCCGCGACCGGGCGTCGTACGCCTTCGCCCTCGCCTCCGTCGCCGTCGCGCTGCGCGTCGCGGACGGGATCGTCGACCAGGTGGGCATCGCCTTCGGCGGGCTCGCCCACCGCCCCTGGCGGGCCCGGCACACCGAACTCGCCCTGCTCGGCGCCCCCGCCACACCGGACGCCTTCGAAGGAGCCGTCGCCCTCGAACTCGCGCACGCCGAGCCCCTGCGGGACAACGCCTACAAGGTGCCCCTCGCCCGCAACCTCGCCCTGGACGTCCTGAACCGTCTCGCCCCGGCCACCGCGACGGCCTGA
- a CDS encoding 2Fe-2S iron-sulfur cluster-binding protein: MTSAPHHSEVTLRVNGKPHTLRVDHRRVLLDLLREDLDLTGSKKGCDHGQCGACTVLADGRRVNSCLLLAVTCDGSDITTVEGLGCDGEEPHPLQRAFLDRDAFQCGYCTPGQLCSAVGLLAEAAAGHPSHVTDPAAPSGRPVPLDRTEIRERMSGNLCRCGAYPRIVEAIEDVIE; this comes from the coding sequence ATGACCAGCGCACCCCACCACTCCGAGGTCACCCTGCGGGTCAACGGCAAACCCCACACCCTGCGCGTCGACCACCGGCGCGTCCTGCTGGACCTGCTGCGTGAGGACCTGGACCTCACCGGCTCCAAGAAGGGCTGCGACCACGGCCAGTGCGGCGCCTGCACCGTGCTGGCCGACGGCCGCCGCGTCAACAGCTGTCTGCTGCTCGCGGTCACCTGCGACGGCAGCGACATCACCACCGTCGAGGGCCTCGGCTGCGACGGCGAGGAACCGCACCCCCTCCAGCGGGCCTTCCTGGACCGCGACGCCTTCCAGTGCGGCTACTGCACCCCCGGCCAGCTCTGCTCCGCCGTGGGCCTCCTCGCCGAGGCCGCCGCCGGCCACCCCTCCCACGTCACCGACCCCGCCGCCCCCTCGGGCCGGCCCGTCCCGCTGGACCGGACCGAGATCCGCGAGCGGATGAGCGGCAACCTCTGCCGCTGCGGCGCCTACCCCCGCATCGTCGAGGCGATCGAGGACGTGATCGAGTGA
- a CDS encoding ABC transporter ATP-binding protein: METTAWTQLHSVMNAQSQRRPFARATLRRIAAFARPHRAGIARFVLIGVVTALLAVATPVLAGRVVDAIVAGHDSARVIRLALLIALVAVAEAGLGILGRRLSATLGEGLILDLRTAVFDHVQRMPVAFFTRTRTGALVSRLNNDVIGAQRAFANTLSGVVSNFVTLLLTLAVMLTLSWQITLLALVLLPVFVLPARRMGSRMARMQREAAALNAAMGTRMTERFSAPGATLVKLFGRPEEESAEFAARAARVRDIGVRTATAQSVFITSLTLVSALALALVYGLGGWFALHGTLEPGAVVSLALLLTRLYAPLTVLAGARVEVMSALVSFERVFEVLDLKPLIEEKPDAREVPDGPVAVEFDDVRFAYPAADQVSLASLEEVAALDTRGGTEVLHGISFRAEPGQTVALVGSSGAGKSTIAQLLPRLYDVDAGAVRIGGVDVRDLTSASLRATLGMVTQDGHLFHDTVRANLLLARPGATDEELWDALGRARLTDVVRSLPDGLDTVVGERGYRLSGGERQRMTIARLLLARQRVVILDEATAHLDNTSEAAVQEALAEALQDRTAVVIAHRLSTVRAADQILVVESGRIVERGNHDELLAAGGRYAELHRTQFATRGEPAAVMAPPAG, translated from the coding sequence CCGCGCCGGCATCGCCCGGTTCGTCCTGATCGGGGTGGTGACCGCGCTGCTCGCCGTCGCCACCCCCGTGCTCGCCGGACGCGTCGTCGACGCGATCGTGGCGGGGCACGACTCCGCCCGAGTGATCCGGCTCGCCCTGCTCATCGCGCTCGTCGCGGTCGCCGAGGCGGGGCTCGGCATCCTCGGCCGGCGTCTGTCGGCGACGCTCGGGGAGGGACTCATCCTCGACCTCAGAACGGCTGTGTTCGATCATGTGCAGCGCATGCCCGTCGCGTTCTTCACGCGTACCCGTACGGGAGCGCTGGTCAGCCGGCTCAACAACGACGTGATCGGCGCCCAGCGGGCCTTCGCCAACACCCTGTCCGGCGTCGTCAGCAACTTCGTCACGCTGCTGCTCACGCTCGCCGTCATGCTCACCCTGTCCTGGCAGATCACCCTGCTCGCGCTGGTGCTGCTGCCGGTGTTCGTGCTGCCCGCCCGCCGCATGGGCAGCCGCATGGCCCGGATGCAGCGGGAGGCTGCGGCCCTGAACGCGGCCATGGGCACCCGGATGACCGAGCGGTTCTCCGCCCCCGGCGCCACCCTGGTCAAGCTGTTCGGCCGCCCGGAGGAGGAATCCGCGGAGTTCGCCGCCCGCGCCGCCCGGGTCCGGGACATCGGCGTACGCACCGCGACCGCCCAGTCCGTCTTCATCACCTCCCTCACCCTGGTCTCCGCCCTCGCCCTGGCCCTCGTCTACGGCCTCGGCGGCTGGTTCGCCCTGCACGGCACCCTGGAGCCCGGCGCGGTCGTCTCCCTCGCCCTGCTGCTGACCCGGCTGTACGCCCCGCTGACCGTGCTCGCCGGGGCCCGGGTGGAGGTGATGAGCGCGCTCGTCAGCTTCGAGCGGGTCTTCGAGGTGCTGGACCTGAAGCCCCTCATCGAGGAGAAGCCGGACGCCCGCGAGGTCCCCGACGGCCCGGTAGCCGTCGAGTTCGACGACGTCCGCTTCGCCTACCCGGCCGCCGACCAGGTCTCCCTGGCCTCCCTGGAGGAGGTCGCCGCGCTCGACACCCGCGGCGGCACCGAGGTGCTGCACGGCATCTCCTTCCGCGCCGAACCCGGTCAGACCGTCGCCCTCGTCGGCTCCTCCGGCGCCGGCAAGTCCACCATCGCCCAGCTGCTGCCGCGCCTGTACGACGTCGACGCGGGCGCGGTCCGCATCGGCGGGGTCGACGTCCGCGACCTCACCTCGGCCTCCCTGCGCGCCACCCTCGGCATGGTCACCCAGGACGGGCACCTCTTCCACGACACCGTCCGCGCCAACCTGCTGCTCGCCCGCCCCGGCGCCACCGACGAGGAGCTGTGGGACGCCCTCGGCCGGGCCCGGCTCACCGACGTCGTACGCTCCCTGCCCGACGGCCTGGACACGGTCGTCGGCGAGCGCGGCTACCGGCTCTCCGGCGGCGAACGCCAGCGCATGACCATCGCCCGGCTGCTGCTGGCCCGCCAGCGCGTGGTCATCCTGGACGAGGCCACCGCCCACCTGGACAACACCTCCGAGGCGGCCGTCCAGGAGGCGCTCGCCGAGGCGCTTCAGGATCGCACCGCCGTCGTCATCGCCCACCGCCTGTCCACCGTCCGCGCCGCCGACCAGATCCTGGTCGTGGAGTCCGGCCGCATCGTGGAACGCGGCAACCACGACGAGCTGCTGGCGGCGGGAGGACGCTACGCCGAGCTGCACCGGACCCAGTTCGCGACCCGCGGCGAACCGGCCGCGGTGATGGCACCGCCGGCCGGCTGA